The stretch of DNA GTGTTGGATAACATGGAGTTGGAGAGGGAACGGGGCATCACCATTAAATTACAGGCGGTACGCATAAATTACCAGGCCAAAGATGGGCGGGAATATGCTCTAAACCTTATCGATACGCCGGGACACGTTGACTTTACCTACGAGGTGTCCCGAAGCCTGGCCTCTTGCGAGGGAGCCCTGCTGGTGGTGGATGCGGCTCAGGGCATTGAAGCTCAGACGCTGGCCAATGTCTATCTAGCTATTGACCATGACCTGGAAATAATCCCAGTGATTAATAAAATAGATTTACCGGCAGCCGATCCCGAGCGGGTGAGAAGTGAAATCGAGGAGGTCATTGGTTTAGATGCCTCTGACGCTGTACTGGCTTCGGCTAAAACGGGGCAAGGCGTAGAGGAAATTTTAGAAAAAATTGTTCAGAAAATTCCCCCGCCCCGGGGTGATGAAAATGCTCCGTTACAGGCGCTGATTTTTGACTCTCATTATGACTCGTATAAAGGTGTGATTTGTTACTTCAGGGTAATGGAAGGCCGCATCAAAAAAGGCTTACCCATTAAAATGATGGCTACCGGCAAAGAATTTGAGGTCAACGAGGTAGGGGTTTTCAGACCAGCCCCGGGCTTGGTTGACGAGCTGAGGGCTGGCGAGGTAGGTTTTTTGGCTGCCAGTATTAAAAACGCCCGGGATTCCCGGGTGGGGGATACCATTACGGATGCCCGCCGTCCCGCCGTCGCTCCTCTGCCGGGCTATCGCCAGATTAAGCCAATGGTCTATTGCGGGCTGTACCCCGTGGAATCCAACGATTACGGTGATTTGCGTGATGCTCTGGATAAGCTCAAGCTAAACGATGCATCACTGGTGTATGAAGCTGAAACCTCTGAAGCCTTGGGCTTTGGATTTCGCTGTGGTTTTTTAGGGCTTTTGCATATGGAAATCATCCAGGAGCGTCTTGAACGGGAGTATGGGCTGAGCTTAATTACCACTGCTCCAAGCGTAGTATACCGGGTTAATACCACCGCCGGGGAAACGCTGGAGATTGATAACCCCAGCTTGATGCCGCCCAGCGGCAAAATAGTATCGATGGAAGAGCCCTTTGTGGCTGCAACTATTATGGTGCCCCAGGATTTTGTGGGGGCGGTGATGGAGATCAGCCAGGAGCGCCGGGGCGTTTACAAAGATATGGTTTACA from Desulfoscipio gibsoniae DSM 7213 encodes:
- the lepA gene encoding translation elongation factor 4, translating into MERRQDRIRNFCIIAHIDHGKSTLADRLLEYTGALTQREMSEQVLDNMELERERGITIKLQAVRINYQAKDGREYALNLIDTPGHVDFTYEVSRSLASCEGALLVVDAAQGIEAQTLANVYLAIDHDLEIIPVINKIDLPAADPERVRSEIEEVIGLDASDAVLASAKTGQGVEEILEKIVQKIPPPRGDENAPLQALIFDSHYDSYKGVICYFRVMEGRIKKGLPIKMMATGKEFEVNEVGVFRPAPGLVDELRAGEVGFLAASIKNARDSRVGDTITDARRPAVAPLPGYRQIKPMVYCGLYPVESNDYGDLRDALDKLKLNDASLVYEAETSEALGFGFRCGFLGLLHMEIIQERLEREYGLSLITTAPSVVYRVNTTAGETLEIDNPSLMPPSGKIVSMEEPFVAATIMVPQDFVGAVMEISQERRGVYKDMVYMSQSRVMVKYDLPLSEIIFDFFDQLKSRTRGYASLDYDLAGYRQSKLVKIDILVNEEPLDALSFIVHQDKAYQRGRALVEKLRSLIPRHLFEVPIQAAIGNKVVARETVRARRKDVLAKCYGGDITRKRKLLEKQKEGKRRMKQVGNVEIPQEAFMAVLNIGEDKK